In Harmonia axyridis chromosome 6, icHarAxyr1.1, whole genome shotgun sequence, a single window of DNA contains:
- the LOC123682560 gene encoding myosin heavy chain, muscle isoform X22, producing MPKAPAGQEDEDPTPYLFVSLEQKRIDQTKPYDAKKSCWVPDEKEGFVLGEIKGTKGDLVTVGVPGGETKDFKKEQVTQVNPPKYEKAEDMSNLTYLNDASVLHNLKQRYYAKLIYTYSGLFCVAINPYKRFPVYTNRCAKLYRGKRRNEVPPHIFAISDGAYVNMLTNNENQSMLITGESGAGKTENTKKVIAYFATVGASSKKPTEEEKKKGTLEDQVVQTNPVLEAFGNAKTVRNDNSSRFGKFIRIHFGPTGKLAGADIETYLLEKARVISQQTLERSYHIFYQMMSGAVPGLKEQCLLSNDVYDYFFVSQGKTSIPGVDDNEELTLTDQAFDVLGFTQEEKDNIYKITASVMHMGCMKFKQRGREEQAEPDGTEGGEQVAKLLGIDQNALYQALCKPRIKVGNEFVTQGRNVNQVSYSVGAMSKAMFDRLFKFLVKKCNETLDTKQKRQHFIGVLDIAGFEIFDFNGFEQLCINFTNEKLQQFFNHHMFVLEQEEYTREGIHWEFIDFGMDLLACIELIEKPMGILSILEEESMFPKATDRTFEEKLNTNHLGKSPNFLKPKPPKPGQQAAHFAIGHYAGNVPYNITGWLEKNKDPLNDTVVDLYKKGTNKLLVEIFADHPGQSGSAADAKGAKRPKGSAFQTVSSLYREQLNNLMTTLRSTQPHFVRCIIPNEMKQPGVIDSHLVMHQLTCNGVLEGIRICRKGFPNRMVYPDFKLRYMILAPATMAKEKDPKEAASKCLKEVGLDADSYRIGHTKVFFRAGVLGQMEELRDERLGKIVTWMQSWARGYLSRKEFKKLQEQRLALQVCQRNLRKYLKLRTWPWYKLWQKVRPLLNVTRIEDEIAKLEEKAKKAEEAYERESKAKKELEGLYSKLLAEKTELLNSLEGEKGSLSETQERANKLQAQKNDLESQLQETQDRLSQEEDARNQLNQQKKKLEQEIGGYKKDVEDLELNLQKAEQDKATKEHQIRNLNDEIAHQDELINKLNKEKKLSGENNQKISEELQAAEDKVNHLNKVKAKLEQTLDELEDSLEREKKLRGDVEKSKRKVEGDLKLTQEAVADLERNKKELEQTIQRKDKEISSLTAKLEDEQSVVGKLQKQIKELQSRIEELEEEVEAERQARAKAEKQRADLARELEELGERLEEAGGATSAQIELNKKREAELAKLRRDLEESNIQHESTLANLRKKHNDAVSEMGEQIDQLNKLKAKAEKEKAQYFGELNDLRASVDHLANEKAAVEKVSKQLSQQLNDVQAKLDETNRTLNDFDAAKKKLSIENSDLLRQLEEAESQVSQLSKIKVSLTTQLEDTKRLADEEGRERATLLGKFRNLEHDLDNIREQVEEEAEAKADIQRQLSKANAEAQLWRQKYESEGIARSEELEEAKRKLQARLAEAEETIESLNQKVVALEKTKQRLATEVEDLQLEVDRANAIANAAEKKQKAFDKIIGEWKLKVDDLAAELDASQKECRNYSTELFRLKGAYEEGQEQLEAVRRENKNLADEVKDLLDQIGEGGRNIHEIEKARKRLEAEKDELQAALEEAEAALEQEENKVLRAQLELSQVRQEIDRRIQEKEEEFENTRKNHQRALDSMQASLEAEAKGKAEALRMKKKLEADINELEIALDHANKANAEAQKTIKRYQQQLKDTQTALEEEQRARDEAREQLGISERRANALQNELEESRTLLEQADRARRQAEQELGDAHEQLNDLSAQNSSLSAAKRKLESELQTLHSDLDELLNEAKNSEEKAKKAMVDAARLADELRAEQDHAQTQEKLRKALETQIKDLQVRLDEAEANALKGGKKAIQKLEQRVRELENELDGEQRRHADAQKNLRKSERRIKELSFQAEEDRKNHERMQDLVDKLQQKIKTYKRQIEEAEEIAALNLAKFRKAQQELEEAEERADLAEQAISKFRAKGRAPSVTRGASPAPRQRALDGLGGTFPPRFDLANEDF from the exons ATGCCTAAAGCACCAGCAGGTCAAGAAGACGAAGATCCAACCCCATACTTGTTCGTATCTCTCGAACAGAAACGTATTGACCAGACTAAGCCCTATGATGCCAAGAAATCATGCTGGGTACCGGACGAGAAGGAAGGTTTTGTCCTTGGAGAGATCAAGGGTACCAAAGGAGACCTTGTCACCGTTGGTGTTCCTGGAGGAGAG ACCAAGGACTTCAAGAAGGAGCAAGTAACTCAAGTCAACCCACCTAAGTACGAAAAAGCCGAGGATATGTCAAACTTGACATACCTCAACGATGCTTCAGTTTTACATAACTTGAAGCAAAGATATTATGCTAAGCTTATCTAT ACCTACTCAGGGCTTTTCTGTGTTGCTATTAACCCCTACAAGCGTTTCCCTGTATATACCAACCGTTGTGCCAAGTTATACCGTGGTAAAAGGCGTAATGAAGTACCACCACACATCTTCGCCATTTCTGATGGTGCTTATGTCAACATGTTGACCA ACAATGAAAATCAATCTATGTTGATTAC TGGTGAGTCTGGTGCTGGTAAAACTGAAAACACGAAAAAGGTAATTGCCTACTTCGCCACCGTTGGTGCTTCATCCAAGAAGCCCACtgaagaagaaaagaagaagGGTACTCTTGAAGATCAAGTTGTACAAACTAACCCTGTACTTGAAGCTTTCGGTAACGCCAAGACAGTGCGTAACGACAACTCTTCTCGTTTC GGTAAATTCATCCGTATTCACTTCGGTCCTACTGGTAAACTTGCTGGTGCTGATATTGAAACTT ATCTACTTGAGAAGGCTCGTGTCATCTCCCAGCAAACTCTTGAAAGATCTTACCACATTTTCTACCAGATGATGTCTGGTGCCGTTCCTGGACTTAAAG AACAATGCTTACTTAGTAATGACGTGTACGACTACTTCTTCGTCTCCCAGGGTAAAACATCAATTCCTGGAGTAGATGACAATGAAGAATTGACATTGACTGAT CAAGCTTTCGATGTACTTGGTTTCACCCAAGAAGAAAAAGACAACATCTACAAGATCACTGCCTCTGTTATGCACATGGGTTGCATGAAATTCAAGCAAAGGGGTCGTGAAGAACAGGCTGAACCAGATGGCACAGAA GGAGGTGAACAAGTTGCCAAACTTCTGGGTATTGACCAAAATGCCTTGTACCAAGCTTTGTGCAAACCAAGAATCAAAGTCGGTAACGAGTTCGTCACCCAAGGTCGTAATGTCAACCAAGTATCATACTCCGTTGGTGCCATGTCAAAGGCCATGTTTGACAGGCTCTTCAAGTTCTTGGTCAAGAAGTGTAACGAAACTCTTGACACAAAACAAAAGAGACAACACTTCATTGGTGTACTTGATATTGCAGGTTTTGAAATCTTCGAT TTTAACGGCTTTGAGCAGCTCTGCATTAACTTTACTAATGAGAAGCTTCAGCAATTTTTCAACCACCACATGTTTGTGTTGGAACAAGAAGAATACACCAGAGAAGGAATCCATTGGGAATTCATTGACTTTGGAATGGATTTGCTTGCTTGCATTGAACTTATCGAGAAG CCTATGGGTATCCTCTCCATCCTTGAAGAAGAATCTATGTTCCCCAAAGCTACTGACAGGACCTTTGAAGAAAAGTTGAACACCAACCACTTGGGTAAATCACCCAACTTCTTGAAACCAAAACCACCAAAGCCTGGTCAGCAAGCTGCCCACTTCGCCATTGGGCATTATGCTGGTAAT GTACCATACAACATCACCGGTTGGTTGGAAAAGAACAAGGACCCCTTGAACGACACTGTTGTCGATCTCTACAAGAAGGGTACCAATAAACTGTTGGTAGAAATCTTCGCTGATCACCCAGGTCAATCTGGTAGCGCAGCTGATGCTAAAG GAGCAAAGAGGCCAAAGGGTTCAGCTTTCCAAACTGTATCCAGTTTATACAGG GAACAATTGAACAACTTGATGACCACCTTGAGATCTACCCAACCTCACTTCGTACGTTGTATCATTCCCAATGAAATGAAACAACCTGGAGTCATTGATTCTCACTTGGTTATGCACCAGTTGACTTGTAACGGTGTACTTGAAGGTATCCGTATCTGTAGGAAAGGTTTCCCCAACAGGATGGTCTACCCTGACTTCAAACTACG TTACATGATCTTAGCTCCAGCTACAATGGCAAAAGAAAAGGATCCTAAAGAGGCAGCTAGCAAATGTCTTAAAGAAGTCGGTCTTGATGCTGACAGTTACAGAATTGGACACACTAAG GTATTCTTCCGTGCTGGAGTCTTGGGTCAGATGGAAGAACTACGTGACGAACGTCTTGGAAAGATTGTCACCTGGATGCAATCTTGGGCTCGTGGTTACTTGTCCAGGAAGGAGTTCAAGAAACTACAAGAGCAACGTTTGGCTCTCCAAGTTTGCCAGAGGAACTTGCGCAAATACCTAAAGTTGCGCACATGGCCATGGTACAAACTCTGGCAGAAGGTCAGACCACTCCTCAACGTCACCCGTATCGAGGATGAGATTGCT AAACTGGAAGAGAAGGCAAAGAAGGCTGAAGAAGCTTATGAACGTGAATCCAAAGCCAAGAAGGAGCTCGAGGGTCTTTACTCCAAACTTTTGGCTGAAAAGACTGAGCTCTTGAACTCTTTGGAAGGAGAGAAGGGATCTCTTTCTGAAACTCAAGAAAGGGCCAACAAATTGCAAGCCCAGAAGAACGACTTGGAATCTCAACTCCAG GAAACTCAAGACCGTTTGAGCCAAGAAGAGGATGCCCGCAACCAACTTAACCAACAAAAGAAGAAGTTGGAACAAGAAATTGGCGGTTACAAGAAGGACGTTGAAGACTTGGAACTCAATCTCCAAAAGGCTGAACAAGACAAAGCCACTAAGGAACACCAAATCAGAAACTTGAACGATGAAATCGCTCACCAAGACGAGCTCATCAACAAGTTGAACAAAGAGAAGAAACTTTCTGGAGAAAACAACCAGAAGATCTCTGAGGAACTCCAAGCTGCCGAAGACAAAGTCAACCATCTCAACAAGGTTAAAGCCAAATTGGAACAAACCTTGGACGAGCTTGAAGACTCCCTCGAAAGAGAGAAGAAACTTCGTGGAGATGTTGAGAAATCCAAGAGGAAGGTTGAAGGTGACTTGAAACTCACCCAAGAAGCTGTCGCTGACTTGGAACGCAACAAGAAGGAACTCGAACAGACCATCCAACGCAAAGACAAGGAAATCTCATCCCTCACTGCCAAACTGGAGGACGAACAATCCGTTGTTGGAAAACTCCAGAAACAAATCAAGGAACTCCAATCTCGCATCGAAGAATTGGAAGAGGAAGTCGAAGCTGAACGTCAAGCTCGTGCCAAGGCTGAAAAACAACGTGCTGATTTGGCCAGAGAATTGGAAGAACTTGGTGAGCGTTTGGAAGAAGCTGGTGGTGCCACTTCTGCCCAAATCGAACTCAACAAGAAACGTGAGGCTGAACTCGCCAAGCTCCGCAGGGATCTTGAGGAATCCAACATCCAACACGAAAGCACTCTCGCCAACCTTCGCAAGAAGCACAACGATGCTGTTTCCGAAATGGGTGAACAAATCGACCAACTCAACAAACTCAAGGCAAA GGCTGAAAAAGAGAAGGCTCAATACTTCGGCGAACTCAACGACTTACGTGCATCTGTGGACCATTTGGCTAACGAAAAG GCTGCTGTTGAAAAGGTATCCAAACAACTCTCTCAACAACTCAACGACGTTCAGGCTAAACTTGATGAAACCAACCGTACCCTCAATGACTTCGACGCTGCCAAGAAGAAGTTGTCCATCGAGAACTCTGACTTGCTCAGACAACTCGAGGAAGCCGAATCTCAAGTTTCTCAACTCAGCAAGATCAAGGTATCACTCACCACTCAATTGGAAGACACCAAGAGGTTAGCCGATGAAGAAGGTCGCGAACGTGCCACACTCCTTGGCAAATTCCGTAATCTTGAACACGACTTGGACAACATCCGTGAACAAGTTGAGGAAGAAGCTGAAGCTAAGGCTGACATCCAACGTCAACTCAGCAAAGCCAACGCTGAAGCCCAATTGTGGAGACAGAAATACGAATCTGAAGGTATCGCCCGCTCTGAAGAACTTGAAGAAGCTAAGAGGAAACTCCAAGCTCGTTTGGCTGAAGCTGAAGAGACCATCGAATCACTCAACCAGAAAGTCGTTGCCCTCGAGAAGACCAAACAGAGATTGGCTACTGAAGTCGAAGATCTCCAACTCGAAGTCGACCGTGCCAACGCAATTGCCAATGCTGCTGAAAAGAAACAGAAGGCATTCGACAAAATCATTGGAGAATGGAAACTCAAGGTTGACGACCTTGCTGCTGAACTTGACGCCAGCCAGAAGGAATGCAGAAACTACTCCACCGAATTGTTCAGACTCAAGGGAGCTTACGAAGAAGGACAAGAACAATTGGAAGCTGTCAGACGTGAAAACAAGAACTTGGCTGATGAAGTCAAGGACCTTCTTGACCAAATCGGCGAAGGTGGACGCAACATCCATGAAATCGAAAAGGCCAGGAAACGTTTGGAAGCTGAAAAGGACGAATTACAAGCCGCTCTCGAAGAAGCTGAAGCCGCTCTTGAACAGGAAGAAAACAAGGTACTCCGTGCCCAATTGGAACTCTCTCAAGTACGTCAAGAAATCGACCGCCGCATCCAAGAGAAAGAGGAGGAATTCGAAAACACCAGGAAGAACCACCAACGTGCCCTCGACTCCATGCAAGCTTCCCTCGAGGCTGAAGCCAAGGGTAAAGCTGAGGCCCTTCGCATGAAGAAGAAGTTGGAAGCCGACATCAACGAACTCGAAATTGCATTGGACCACGCCAACAAG GCTAATGCTGAGGCCCAAAAGACCATCAAACGCTACCAACAACAACTCAAGGATACCCAGACTGCCCTCGAAGAAGAACAACGTGCACGTGACGAAGCCCGTGAACAACTTGGAATCTCTGAACGTCGTGCTAATGCTCTTCAGAACGAACTTGAAGAATCTCGCACACTTTTGGAACAAGCTGACCGTGCCAGACGTCAAGCTGAACAAGAATTGGGAGATGCCCATGAACAACTCAACGACCTCTCCGCCCAGAACTCATCCTTGTCTGCTGCCAAGAGGAAACTCGAAAGCGAACTCCAAACCCTCCACTCCGACCTCGACGAACTTCTCAACGAAGCCAAGAACTCCGAAGAGAAGGCCAAGAAGGCTATGGTTGATGCTGCCCGTCTAGCTGATGAACTCAGAGCCGAACAAGACCACGCTCAAACTCAAGAAAAACTCCGCAAGGCCCTCGAAACACAAATCAAGGACCTCCAAGTTCGTCTTGATGAAGCCGAGGCCAATGCCCTTAAGGGAGGAAAGAAGGCCATCCAGAAATTGGAACAACGTGTCAGAGAATTGGAGAACGAATTAGACGGAGAACAGAGGAGACACGCTGACGCCCAGAAGAACCTCAGGAAGTCCGAGAGACGTATCAAGGAATTGAGCTTCCAGGCTGAAGAAGACCGCAAGAACCACGAACGTATGCAAGACTTGGTTGACAAACTCCAACAGAAGATCAAGACCTACAAGAGGCAGATCGAAGAAGCCGAAGAAATTGCTGCCCTCAACTTGGCCAAATTCCGCAAGGCACAACAGGAATTGGAAGAAGCTGAAGAACGCGCTGATCTTGCCGAACAAGCTATTTCCAAATTCAGAGCGAAGGGACGTGCCCCATCTGTCACCAGAGGAGCCAGCCCAGCA CCTCGCCAACGCGCCCTTGATGGCTTAGGAGGAACCTTCCCACCTAGGTTCGACCTTGCAAATGAAGATTTTTAA